The Maniola hyperantus chromosome 25, iAphHyp1.2, whole genome shotgun sequence genome segment aaaaaaattaaaaagcaaaattaaaacTCAACATAAATAAAAGGTAAGGTATATTTTTTCGCTATAAGGTTACAACTAGCGTGGTAGTCAACTGTGTAGTGATGTAGTCTTTATGTCAATCCCTTTTGCAGCTATAACCACCGCCGGGGAttaaaacagctgttctgtttggcggctaCGTTAAATACCGAAAAATATCTGGATTTACTCATAAGTCGcgccttaaattatattttaaattttttaaaaaagcaaaattaaaacGCAACATAAATAAAAGGTAAGGTATATTTATTCGCTATAAGGTTACAGTCAGCGTGATAGTCAATCGTGTAGTGATGTATGCTTCATGTCAACGCCTGCTGCGGCTGTAACCacggccgccgccgccgccgccaccacCACCGCCGCGACGTCTATCGCGGTCATCGTGCTCGTTCTGGTACCCTCCTCCCCCTCGCGACTGGTAGCCTCCCCCCTGCCCGTAACCACCACCCTGACCCTTATAACCGCCTCCCCctcctgaaaataaaaatgttgctTGTCTTTACATCGTCGTCATCAAACGATAGCCGCCgcaagcaaccgccgagtttcttgctggttcttctcggtaggaacggcattccgaaccagtggtaaattaaactagttgacgatacgacgtacccttattataaatgcgaaagtgttagtttgttggtttgtccttcaatcacgtcgcaacggattgacgtgattttttgcatgggtagagaacctaaataaagacctggagaatgacataggctactttttaccccggaaaatcaaaaggttctcacgggattttaaaagacctaattctacgcggacgaagtcgcgggcatcagctagtattataaaaattaaagatattctttagggATTTAGATCTTACCTTGATTGTAGCCTTGGTTATAACTGCTAGAACTGTCGTAACCACCTTGGTTGCTACTATAACCCTGGCTGCCGCTGTAACCACCCTGGTTGTTGTGGTTACTATTATAACCGCCTTGGTTGCTACTATAACCGCCCTGGTTGCTGTAGCTGCGGCTGCCGTTGTAAGCGCCGTCGAAGCTCTTCTGCGATTGGTAACCAGGTTGTGGTTGCGGTTGCTGGTAACCGCCCGGTGGCACTTCGTAGGTTTGGTAGTTACGCGGGTTTTGGTAACCGACGGGGCTTGTTTGTGGTCTATAAACAAaatcatgaataaaattatttaaattactttttacaTCCATATAAATATCATAAACTAAAACCatatttaacagattttgagaAAAATTGGTACTTATGGTAATTATTGGAGATAGCTTAAAATGATAGTTATTGAAATGATAAATATTGAAGATAGCTTAATATGATAATTATTGGAGATAGCTTAAAATGATAATCATTGGAGATAGCTTAATATGATAATTATTGGAGATAGCTTAAAATGATAATCATTGGAGATAGCTTAAAATGATAATCATTGGAGATAGCTTAATATGATAATTATTGGAGATAGCTTAAAATGATAATTATTGGAGATAGCTTAAAATGATAATGATTGGAGATAGcttaaaatgataaatattgGAGATAGCTTAATATGATAATTATTGGAGATAGCTTAAAATGATAATCATTGGAGATTGCTTAATATGATAATTATTGGAGATAGCTTAAAATGGTAATTATTGGAGATAGCTtaaaatgataattattattggagatagcttgcatccctggagagggacatatgCTATTTttgtagaatttttaaaaacctaaatccatgcggatgaataGTGtgcatcattttttttaattaatcaaaaaagtcaacggggttcgatcccgggcccttAATGGTGAAAAAAAACATCTAGTGAccttcatgcctgagaattcaccataatgttctcaaaggtgcgtgaattCTGTTGATCCCCTCTTGGTTAAcatgatggactatggcctaaacccttctcattgttCTCACGATCACCATGACCCTTGAGAGACTTatgcttagtagtgggccggcgatacgTTGAGATGATTCTCATTCTAAACGGATGaatgttattagttattacctcTGATCATTACTCTGGTTGTAACCGCCTTGTACCCTGCCACCCCTACCACCGCTACCGCCGCCGCCACCACCGCCGCCACGACCGCCACGAAAATCACCGCCGCCTCCGCCACGACCGCCGCGGAATTCACCGCCACCGCCGCGACCACCGCCACCGCCACCACGACCGCCTCCGCCCTGAGAGAAAAAGACAAAGTAAATAggggaatattaaaaaaaaaaggaatattagccatattacgaccatatattcccctttcccctccaactaagtgtaaagcttgtgctaagagtaggtacgacaatagtgcaagggtggggtttgaacctccgacctttcggaattcagtccgctccttaaccgttcagctattgaggctatacttccatactaatattataaatgcgaaagtgtatctctctgtctgtctgtctgctatacttttacggctcatccgttcaaccaattttgaagaaatttggtacagatatactggggaaggacataggctactttttatcttgaaaaatcaaagagttcccaagggataaTCAAActggacgcggacgaagtcgcgggcgtctactagttttaaatataaaagtggtagtattGTAAtgaatataagctgtgatagcctagtggttagcacgtccaccttctaatcggaggtctggggttcgatcccgggcacgcacctctgacttttccgagttatgtgcgttttaagtaattaaatatcacttggtttaacggtgaaggaaaacatcgtgaggaaacctgcatgcctgagagttctccataatgttctcaaaggtgtgtgaagtctaccaatccgcacatggccaaactcttctcactctgagaggagacctgtgctctgtagtgagccggcgatgggttgatcatgatgatgagtgtaTTAATGTTTAGTTTACCTGCGGTGCAGATCTTTGTTGCCACGAAGGCATCTCCGGTGGCGGTGGCTGCTGCTCATTTGGTCTACCGCCTCGGTCCGGCACCTAAAACAAATTCATTACataaaaatctaattcaaactcaaactcaaattatttattcagaatatgtaaaactagctgatgctcgcgacttcgtccgcgtggaattaggtttttcaaaaatcccataggaactctttgattttccgggcctatgtcctttcccgggatgtaagctaactctgtaccaaatttcatcgaaattggttaaactgttgggccgtgaaaagcttgcagacagacagacagacacactttcgcatttataatattagtgtgaattTTACGATTACTGATGGCACAGACCGCCGGTTCGGTACCCTGATTCcacacattgttttgattacgtgacttttaagtccaccaatAGGGTCCAATAGGGTCTTAgactatagtaataaaatgacgtgatttttttgtatagcggtagtttatggggctagaattcattattaaagagcataataattttaaaaaatcatgatttttatttatttttaaattaattaatttgtccTGGGAAAtcaagttcccatgggatttttaaaaacctaaatccacgcgggcgtcatctagtaaataaataaaaaatcatgacttttttagactatggccaaaactcttcctcttctcactctgagaggagacccgtgctctgtagtgagccggcgatgggtcaaTCATGTTCTTCCACTTACTCTGCCAATGAGCACTTTGTTGACTTCACTCTGTGTATTCTTCCTCACGCTGGCACTAGACGTCTTCTCCACCTGCAGCAGGGAAGTCCTGGCTGCGAGGAAGTCTGAGAACTTCACATCGGGCTTGACCTTTAAGTTCTCGCGTTTCGGTCTATACGCTGATTGAATGTGATCTTTCTTTAGTTTGAGACGGTCGGACCACTGGAAAAGGTGAAATCATACttttatctaaatgtataaaaggaaaaggtgtcagTCACCtcagtgtcagtcagtcagtgactgactgatataacatttcggctttgtagagcgttttctctgtcactcatacctacctacctatacctatatgacgttttgtcggtcttaagcGCAATACACATTGAGCCCGTCGGGCCGCCGACAAAGCCCGGCGACACAACCCGGCGGCCTGTATGAAAAGAATCATGTCGGCAATATGCGCCCGCATTGCGGCAATCACTGACTGCCAAATAAATTTCGCATCTCAAGCCGCCGACCAAATTTTCCGACTTGCAATAAGTGAAGCCGCCAACTAGACCGCCGACAAAAAGTTGCCGACATATTATGTCGGCGGCCCGGCGGGCTCAATGTGTATTGCGctttaacgacagagacaatgctctacaaatctgctatctcctaaaggtcgatgaacattactttctgccgcgtactgtatgtccagcgatggacatctatcggttaacgttgatgataatgatgactcaCCTCAAAACTCTGTATCGTACATTCCAACCTAGTGATAAGTGTTTCTCTTCTCAGTCTGTATTCCTCGAACATTTCAGTGAAGGCAGTTTCTAGATTCTTCCAATCCTTCTCCGATAAAGCCTTGTTGTATAGTGGCTTACCTACCAGCTGTTCACCTGAAATCAAGAAATTATTACAGTACACaaccgaaagtgatgaacatcgacttttagaaagagacatTAGGCTAATTTCGGCgtcgtagagcgttatctctgtcgcaaactacctatgtgacgttatgTCACACTATGTACAAAATATTACCTTCTTTAGTTATTGTGTCCTTCAGTTTGGCTGTCAATTTGGAGAATAGTACCTCAGGGGTAATGTTTGGTGGTGGCTTGTTGAACTTGAGGGTTATGAGGATGTCTTTCAGATCTCGTGCGGTTGGTGATTCATgctgaaataaaaacattatttacagACATGTATTGGAGAGGGAgtcagcacgtgccagaccttcattttataaaagctgcaagtttctctacatatttaagttaatttaatttgtaccaaaaacattcaGAATaaagagtaaaagtggacagggtatttatttatttattttattttatttttatttttcatgtacatagaagtaataaattaagttacattggaaattcTTATCTCTAAAGCTCTaaatagagatttcttccagcttcccattcaagagtattgtccccaacacagggaggaatgatcacagactatgaagtttagatcatggtggctttgggagataacaggtaacatcGTTAACaacttattaaactttaagtgtgtctggcagggggttgccaccaccctaagtgtctggcaatgcatgacatgatttctaatactattacgaagaaaatatttaaaaattgacttcatactttgatgtaagattttttacccctttattacttgtcatctcccaaagccatcatggtcctaacttcatagtcgctgatcgttactcccaatgttggggacagtacgcagataaacttccagcttttataaaacaacgaaatacTCGCACGCAAtttctgcaatttttgatatgtatttaaaaaccagtcaagCGCGAGTCTAACTGGCActcgaatggttccgtaccattgtacaatatAGGTAAACATTTTAATGTAAAACACTGCAACTTAATGACGGACTGCACCATCtacatgtgatttagtaaattatttttgacgtAACCCGAACCACAAATtaacagttttcggattttttcttttacttgtgctacaagacctacttTTAAcatgccaatttcatgattctaggtcaacgggaagtacctaccctcagtagcgtgcaggtcatagaggcataaatgcactgcttaccccagttgtaagctcaatgcatatttttcattatgagctgccagtaaacaggttcctacctaactaatgcctaccctagcttcaaaccctgtgcacgccactgcctaccctataggttttcttgagagacacaatagacagacagacaacaaggtgatcctataaggggtaccttttttccttttgaggtacagatcCCTAATTATTAAAGAACTTTAATATTACTTACCATAACAATTTCCATGCCAGATCCTGGTTTTTCTTTAGGACAGTCCACACTGACCATCCTGGCAGCCATCAGCTCTGATACTAAGTAGTCTAAGAGTAGGATTCTATCCTCTTTACTTTGCAGACGAGATGACATGTGACCTGTAAAAAAATCCCAAAAAATCCCAATTCATGGAAAGTCCATCATTTTCAGGATTCCATAATCCATAATCCATACccaaaggatgccaacgggaccctattactttcgctacccgtctgtctgtctgtcagtgggctgtatctcatgaactgtaataacTAATAGGTACAGTGTTGAAATTTTCGCAATATTTCTATTTCCATTATAACAACAAaccataaaattttcaaaacgaCCGACAAGTAAAtagctacccatattataaatgtgaaagtgtgtttgtttgttgatttttccttcaatcacggcacAACTGagtaacagattgacgtgattttatgtatgggagtatagtcaaagacctggaccTGGACCATAAAACGCAcaatcttgtatgatggtatgaAAAACTTCGAATCCTAAGAATTTGTACTGTACAAGTGTTTTTATTACTACCATAGAGCACCATTATAACTTAATCTTCCTactacaatctagcctatgggctaataagtataatgatattattttagtttaaactagatgatgccagcgacgatttaggttttcaaaaatcctctgggaactctttgatttgtccttccccaggatgcaagctatccctgtaccaaatttcatcaaaatcggttgaaaggttgggctgtgaaaagctagcagacagacagacacactttcgcatttataatattactataaattTCTGGCTTGACATTGAATAAAGAAAGTTACATATCATTCATACCTGTCACCAATTTCTTATAAGGACACCCTAGTTCCTTCAAAAAAGAGCTCAACTCTAGCAGGAATGAGCTAGACTCATCTGGATCATTCATCATATTGACTGTCTCTTCTACGTTGCATAGGCTCTTCAATTCCTCAGCTAAGATGTGTACAAGCTTGGTATACTCCAAGGACTTGGGGCCTCCGTCGAGAGCCTTGGAAAAGGCCACTTCATCTTGGAGGGGGCCTTCatatctgaaataaataataatttatgtttaaataATTGATCAACTGAGAGTAAAGGTGAGAGCTATACCTATCTCTCACATTAATTAttagtctgtctcgttttaactcaatcttaagtctgaacaaagtcaaagtgtgctctatagatctcagccttaactACGAGACCATGAATAATACGAAGAGTACAAACTTGGAATAGCTAGGTGCTGCTTGttttttagataatattatgaaaccAACCGTGAATACTACCACCCAGCCACTTGGGATACTGGGGTCTCAAGGTGacggaatggcgacctcgcaccgaaaagagtcgcgagtcgcagggaacgtctatcggttgttgatgatgatgatgatgatgaaccgtGCCTACATATTTTTCCTCTTTACGATGACGTCACGCAATTCATTAAAGCATTAGTGACGATCACAACGCGCCATCACAAGTTTCAATCGCCAGTCGCCACGCGTCATTGAGCAGACTTCGACAGGAGCGAGGATTGATTTTTCatattttgaaaaaggaatcAGTACTGACAGACGAAGGAAAATGAAATAGGTACTTGGCTCAATTGGCTTAAATTTCGGGATAGCTTGCGGTATCTGGCTACCTACTCCACGAGTTCAAGATAGAGAGCGTTTGAGGTGAGTGACCGCGACGCCATACAATCGCGCGACGAGTCGCGTTTCGCCGTCGTGCGTCGCGCCTTTATTTATAGGCCTTTATTTTATAAGACCGGTAGGtggtaatatattttttgtataagaGAAATTATAACCTACAATACACCTAGCACTAGCATTTGTAATGGTaagaaaataaaacttactCTAAAACGCCTACAAGTTATAAAGTTGTTTATAGCAAAGATTTTTAAGAGAAATTGAACACAATAAACTGAAGTTTGGAAAGATTATGCCGACCGATGATCTCAAATTGAAATAACCTAAATACGTATGAAACTAACTTACCCCAAATCATTAAGGGAGTCCAATATATCGTTTTCCATGATGTTTTAAAAGTTTTGTAGCATTTGTAATCACTAGCACACTGAGAAATCagaaaacaataataaacataattttttacaaaaattctaAAACCACAAAAACAGAGAATTGTCGGCAAACTTGGCTTGGCCAatgcatagattaatatgtatacctgaaACCAATGTCagccaccgaccagaaataaaagatgtCAGCTTTTATATGTCAGGAGACCAAGCTTTCGTATTagcaaaatttttgtatgaaatggatgACTGGAATAAACACAGCAGCAACCACAGAATAATAACTCATAAATTAGGTTAGTCTCTGACTCTATCTCAAAACAAGGACTAtaagaagtagccctattgtgacacttactgttgtCTGTtagagatagctaaatgcatttaagctcttaatagaacgtgacaaaatgattacctatgttttgtccttatcaccgtggccacttattttttttgccaaaatgtatttgtacgtgagattttggcaaacaacgtaaattgaggttatgttgactcaagtactgtaaataaataattgattcgttttgttgttttttgtttttgaagttattgtgcaatggtgggttgcagtatactaggctacaatagccaaagcgaacgtaaaatagacggaataacatttcacaagtacctctgcttgagcgagagtgagtgagggggccacgctagttgcataccTGGAAATATCTGTGGActctattataaaaatttactgTGTTCATAATAAGTCAGACGGAAATTCGAAATTTTCtgcaatattattacaaattttgataaataaatgtagTTTCAGCTTGTTAATTCATAgtggaaaaaatatatttatggtAAAACTTTCTACAATTAAAAATACGTAGTTAGTTAAGTAACTagtaatttatctaaatatatatgtcggagaacaggaggatggctgataattattattcatctttagccgacatcagaaggtagtaattaataagtaggtactttaatccatgttctttacaaatagttctcagtaacgtatcgcacatggaaaccatcaacgtaacacaaccagatcaccctaacctaaccctacctatggtcgcctccaaccacccctcacagcgacccctcacctcactctaaactagctaacctaagctaaacactacatcgtgtgattagggcgcaattgctattgcaacctctcaatcaagtcacgacctaatccgttatctaatcatctcaaggtaatcaatcacaacttcacgaacgctcttaaaagatcattgcatcgactctcttacgatctaaaccagatcttataattgacttctcattactaattcagaatatcgcaatagctctaccttctccactctgtgcacatctccatacagaacaccatagcatcgtgcgccacacgcgccacgactactatccacccaaataagcgatcacaacagaaaccaggtagaatgtaagctattcgatctcatgggcaactcattgtctaatccatttcaacattacacgagagtcatcaatgattctttaccaaccgggttatacgattctaaaatgggtacctactgtcaaagttaacttcaagttactatcacactaaactatcacttcaaactaatcattatctcaactgccggtatatctccaattacactctaaatcactagcgtctgcagaaataaccttaacggatgtccttataataatctatccactgagccaaacgttaactcacgaattactctaatattcaccaataattagtattccatattcgtcaaacaactacgcgaacattattaatagtgctttgcagacaaagtcaccggatggcactatatgttacgatttaacacaatgtacattagcatcgaacaattactgttctaactatatcacaatcaccgaattaaatatcacgattaagaaactacctacctatctcaaagaataataattagctaagctataatctgatacttaattaatttaatgcgagagaaaattgtgaacaacaacaaaatgc includes the following:
- the LOC117993980 gene encoding protein FAM98B gives rise to the protein MENDILDSLNDLGYEGPLQDEVAFSKALDGGPKSLEYTKLVHILAEELKSLCNVEETVNMMNDPDESSSFLLELSSFLKELGCPYKKLVTGHMSSRLQSKEDRILLLDYLVSELMAARMVSVDCPKEKPGSGMEIVMHESPTARDLKDILITLKFNKPPPNITPEVLFSKLTAKLKDTITKEGEQLVGKPLYNKALSEKDWKNLETAFTEMFEEYRLRRETLITRLECTIQSFEWSDRLKLKKDHIQSAYRPKRENLKVKPDVKFSDFLAARTSLLQVEKTSSASVRKNTQSEVNKVLIGRVPDRGGRPNEQQPPPPEMPSWQQRSAPQGGGGRGGGGGGRGGGGEFRGGRGGGGGDFRGGRGGGGGGGGSGGRGGRVQGGYNQSNDQRPQTSPVGYQNPRNYQTYEVPPGGYQQPQPQPGYQSQKSFDGAYNGSRSYSNQGGYSSNQGGYNSNHNNQGGYSGSQGYSSNQGGYDSSSSYNQGYNQGGGGGYKGQGGGYGQGGGYQSRGGGGYQNEHDDRDRRRGGGGGGGGGGRGYSRSRR